One window of the Eucalyptus grandis isolate ANBG69807.140 chromosome 6, ASM1654582v1, whole genome shotgun sequence genome contains the following:
- the LOC104448018 gene encoding uncharacterized protein LOC104448018, which yields MEEVGVDDKAARESVRVKRKTLQVVLEQCQRALEMLGNGEGGADADDGDGDGDGGDGDGSDGDGAEPSRRDPGAPCQDREADELCELLKSRVECPEFLEKLEFAQVSVPQNEEGSSWDMVNKNDLWDIENADLDEDDYVLVRQEDIVEGIACFMAAYLSSLKQTKELTPNQLQAALSKTFSVKKKKGKLRKAWDGSKVIYNVASWGATAIGIYQNPVLLRVASNAFWTSCHVISKLL from the exons ATGGAGGAGGTGGGGGTCGACGACAAGGCAGCTCGCGAATCGGTTCGCGTGAAGCGGAAGACTCTGCAGGTCGTGCTGGAGCAGTGCCAGAGAGCCCTCGAGATGCTCGGCAATGGCGAGGGTGGCGCGGATGctgacgacggcgacggcgacggcgacggcggtgaCGGCGACGGCAGCGACGGCGATGGCGCGGAGCCGAGCCGCCGTGACCCGGGGGCTCCCTGCCAAGATCGGGAAGCTGATGAG TTATGCGAGCTTCTGAAATCTAGAGTTGAATGCCCAGAATTCCTGGAAAAGCTTGAGTTTGCTCAGGTGTCAGTTCCTCAAAATG AGGAAGGTAGCTCTTGGGATATGGTCAATAAAAATGACCTTTGGGATATTGAAAATGCCGATTTGGATGAAGATGATTATGTTCTAGTGAGGCAAGAAGATATTGTAGAGGGTATTGCATGCTTCATGGCTGCATATCTGTCATCTCTCAAGCAGACAAAG GAATTAACTCCTAATCAACTCCAAGCAG CTCTTAGCAAGACATTCTctgtgaaaaagaagaaaggaaagctcCGGAAGGCATGGGATGGGAGCAAAGTCATCTATAACGTAGCATCCTGGGGGGCAACAGCCATTGG GATCTATCAGAACCCAGTACTTCTCAGGGTTGCCTCAAATGCCTTTTGGACTTCTTGTCATGTTATATCAAAGCTTCTCTGA